TCTCCTTTCTTTGTAGTTATGTTTTAGTGGGTTAAAACTATTATACTCCTAGGAAGGAGAGGGGTTCAAGTTTCATATAACTTAACAGAACTATAATAAATAAAAGGAGGATCTAAATGAATACTTGGTCTCCTTATTTAGTAGGGACTGGAATTGGTATTTTAAGTTGGTTTACTTTTTTGTTATCAGATAAAACAATTGGTGTTTCTACTGCTTTTGTTCGGACGGCAGGGATGATAGAGAGATTATTTAGAGGAGATAAGGCATTAGAAAAGCCATATTATGAAGAATATCCTCCAATTATAGATTGGGGATGGATGTTTGTAGTAGGAATAGCAATAGGGGCTTTCATAGCTGCAAAGTTATCAGGAAATTTTAAGGTGATCTCAACACCTGATTTTTGGAGCCAACAGTTTGGAAATTCCAATTTATTTAGGTGGATATCAGCAGGGATTGGTGGAATATTTATAGGTTTTGGAGCTAGATGGGCTGGAGGATGTACCAGTGGTCACGGGATAAGCGGGACTTTGCAATTAGCAGTTATTAGTTGGATTACTTTTATATTTTTCTTTATTGGTGGAGTTGCTTCAGCATTTATTTTCTATTCTTTTTAAAGGAGGAGACTTATGTTAACTGATCTTCATAATAAGGATAGATTACAGCTTTTTTTTGGTTTAACTATGGGGATTATATTCGGAGGATTACTCCAAAAGGGAGGCCTTACGAATTATCAAGTTATAATTGGTCAGTTGTTGCTAAGGGATTTTACAATGTTTAAGGTTGTCTCCAGTGCAATTATTACTGGAATGATTGGAACTTATTTTCTTAAAGGAGAAGGATTGGTTGAAATACATCCTGGGTCAGGTTCTTTGTGGACTGCTGTTTTTGGGGGCTTAATATTTGGTGTTGGTTTTGGAATTTTAGGTTATTGTCCAGGGACAGCAGTTGGAGCTTTTGGAACCGGAGCTATAGATGGTTTATTTGGCATATTAGGAATAATAGTAGGGGCTTGGTTATTTAGTCTAATTTATCCTCTAATTAATGATACTTTTTTAACTAAAGAAGAATTTGATCAGCTTACGATTCCAGAAATGTTAGGAATTAATCATTGGTTAGTCATTGTTTTAGTTGTAGTTATCTTAATTTCAGTTTTAGGATTAATTGAAAAGATGGGGTTATAATAAAACCCCCTGGGATTCCATGAATTATAAGGAATCTCAGGGGGTTAATAATTTTAATATATAATTTAAGCATTTTTTCGTTTATACCATTTGACTCCCTCAAAAGCTAGTAAGAAAATTCCACCTGCTGATAGAATGCTAAACCAGTCTTGGATTGGCACCGGGGCAAAATCAAGGTAAGAGTTAAGGCCTGGCATGTAAACAACTGTTAATACTAAAACAATTGACAGTAGAATAGAGTAGATCATTTTTCTGTTGCTAAATAAATTTCTATTGAACAGACTAGTAAACTTATATCGTCGCGAAAGTATATTTATAAGCTGACAAACAGCAATAGTTAAATAAGTTATCGTAGTGGCT
The DNA window shown above is from Sporohalobacter salinus and carries:
- a CDS encoding YeeE/YedE thiosulfate transporter family protein, with amino-acid sequence MLTDLHNKDRLQLFFGLTMGIIFGGLLQKGGLTNYQVIIGQLLLRDFTMFKVVSSAIITGMIGTYFLKGEGLVEIHPGSGSLWTAVFGGLIFGVGFGILGYCPGTAVGAFGTGAIDGLFGILGIIVGAWLFSLIYPLINDTFLTKEEFDQLTIPEMLGINHWLVIVLVVVILISVLGLIEKMGL
- a CDS encoding YeeE/YedE thiosulfate transporter family protein; the protein is MNTWSPYLVGTGIGILSWFTFLLSDKTIGVSTAFVRTAGMIERLFRGDKALEKPYYEEYPPIIDWGWMFVVGIAIGAFIAAKLSGNFKVISTPDFWSQQFGNSNLFRWISAGIGGIFIGFGARWAGGCTSGHGISGTLQLAVISWITFIFFFIGGVASAFIFYSF